The proteins below are encoded in one region of Bremerella sp. P1:
- a CDS encoding formylglycine-generating enzyme family protein, whose amino-acid sequence MHKFALTLAVAATMVVSASAAEVVGISPNKPESGPYVKIDSGFMVPYEITIPGTEAKLKMIPIPGGTFKLGSPESEAGHTAAEAPQIEVEVPPFWMAEHETTWKQYKPYMELYESFKEFQAGGVRAVTDENRIDAITAPTPLYEPSFTYEHGEDPELPAATMTNYAARQYTKWLSGVTGNQYRLPSEAEWEYAALGGADTAYHFGDDPAKLEEYAWFVDNSDEEPHLVKGKKPNQYGLYDMHGNMWEWVLDQYSEEGFARLEGKKLKALDTVAWPNEPEPLMVKGGGWDDDAEHVRAAAKMGSEDEDWKEEDPNIPLSPWWFTSYPSTMVGFRVIRPLEELPKKEAAKFYVPEIEFLNLDVSDRLLEGRGVLGLVDPELPAALKEDK is encoded by the coding sequence ATGCACAAGTTTGCTTTGACCTTGGCCGTGGCAGCTACCATGGTTGTGTCCGCGTCAGCCGCAGAAGTGGTTGGCATCAGCCCCAACAAACCCGAGTCGGGACCATACGTGAAGATCGATAGCGGCTTCATGGTTCCCTACGAAATCACGATCCCCGGTACCGAAGCCAAGCTGAAGATGATTCCGATTCCAGGCGGCACGTTCAAGCTGGGCAGCCCTGAATCCGAAGCTGGTCATACAGCAGCTGAAGCTCCTCAGATCGAAGTGGAAGTTCCTCCGTTCTGGATGGCTGAACACGAAACGACCTGGAAGCAGTACAAGCCGTACATGGAACTGTACGAGTCCTTCAAGGAATTCCAGGCTGGTGGCGTTCGTGCCGTGACCGATGAAAACCGCATCGACGCGATCACCGCCCCTACTCCGCTTTATGAACCGAGCTTCACCTACGAGCACGGCGAAGATCCAGAACTGCCAGCGGCAACCATGACGAACTACGCAGCTCGTCAGTACACCAAGTGGCTTAGTGGCGTCACTGGTAACCAGTACCGCCTGCCAAGTGAAGCTGAATGGGAATACGCCGCTTTGGGTGGGGCCGACACGGCTTACCACTTTGGTGATGACCCAGCCAAGCTGGAAGAGTATGCCTGGTTCGTCGATAACTCGGACGAAGAACCTCACCTGGTTAAGGGCAAGAAGCCGAATCAGTATGGCCTGTACGACATGCACGGCAACATGTGGGAATGGGTTCTCGATCAGTACAGCGAAGAAGGTTTCGCTCGCCTGGAAGGTAAGAAGCTCAAAGCCCTCGACACGGTTGCCTGGCCGAACGAACCAGAACCGTTGATGGTCAAAGGTGGCGGCTGGGATGACGACGCCGAGCACGTTCGTGCTGCCGCGAAGATGGGTAGCGAGGACGAAGACTGGAAAGAAGAAGACCCCAACATTCCGCTGAGCCCATGGTGGTTCACCAGCTATCCATCGACGATGGTTGGGTTCCGCGTGATTCGTCCATTGGAAGAACTGCCCAAGAAGGAAGCGGCCAAGTTCTATGTGCCTGAAATCGAGTTCCTGAATCTCGATGTCAGCGACCGTCTGCTCGAAGGACGTGGTGTCCTCGGCCTGGTCGATCCGGAATTGCCGGCTGCTCTGAAGGAAGACAAGTAA
- a CDS encoding tetratricopeptide repeat protein, translating into MTRNVIACGLLSCLSLLLTACATQEAAAQDTVLIDLYGRGVHAYNRGDYLEAEKLLDAVIAEGTSDPRAYYFLGLTNYKLGNDDEAKADFTKGAELELDRSQVYPVGKALERVQGSERLMLEDYRNKVRTEVYLKKKERQRARYEELKRAEDEVLRNRQQRASTQPVVPVPSEDETDPFGSPGAATTPMTPAPIPQPSPIEPEVTEDPFGGTSPPGSPTNPAPASPMAAPTDTADPFGAAPTTPTDDPFGAAPMPEMTQPAADPFGAAPAPSATTPSDDPFGAAPTTPNDDPFGAVPAPTAPAADPFGAAPMPEMTEDPFGGTSPPGSATNPAPASPTEAPTDFAEPFGAAPAPGAGTDGKPNPVSAAFGALGSALIPSVKVPSVPGMGPPSGESTPGAMPADDDPFGGQPAPGADPFGADPSMNEQPFGVPSAAPSNTVPSDDPFGAEPVPEMIEDPFGGTSPPGSPTNPAPASPTEAPTNTDPFGAAPPAGNDPFGAPPATEPAADPFGEAPVPKPMTEPSDDPFGAAPAPAPSNDPFGASEPAADPFGN; encoded by the coding sequence ATGACGAGGAACGTTATCGCCTGCGGGCTACTGTCCTGCCTGAGCCTGCTTCTGACTGCATGTGCGACCCAAGAGGCAGCGGCGCAAGACACCGTTCTCATCGATCTGTATGGTCGCGGTGTGCACGCTTACAACCGAGGCGACTACCTGGAGGCGGAAAAGCTTCTGGATGCCGTCATTGCCGAAGGCACTTCGGATCCCCGTGCTTACTACTTCCTGGGTCTGACCAACTACAAACTTGGTAACGATGACGAGGCGAAAGCCGACTTCACCAAGGGTGCTGAGTTGGAACTCGACCGCAGCCAAGTCTATCCAGTCGGCAAGGCACTCGAACGCGTCCAGGGTTCCGAGCGTCTGATGTTGGAAGACTACCGCAACAAGGTTCGGACCGAGGTCTACCTGAAGAAGAAAGAACGTCAACGAGCACGTTACGAAGAGCTTAAGCGAGCTGAGGACGAAGTTTTGCGAAATCGTCAACAGCGTGCTTCGACGCAGCCGGTCGTACCTGTTCCGTCGGAAGACGAAACCGATCCATTCGGCTCGCCTGGTGCCGCGACCACTCCGATGACGCCTGCTCCGATTCCTCAGCCTAGTCCAATCGAACCAGAAGTAACCGAAGATCCATTCGGTGGAACTTCGCCTCCGGGATCGCCTACCAATCCTGCACCGGCCAGCCCGATGGCTGCACCGACCGATACGGCTGACCCATTCGGTGCCGCTCCGACGACGCCGACCGACGATCCGTTCGGTGCCGCACCGATGCCGGAGATGACCCAGCCAGCGGCCGATCCGTTTGGTGCCGCTCCGGCTCCTTCGGCCACGACTCCTAGCGACGACCCATTCGGCGCTGCCCCAACTACACCGAATGACGATCCGTTTGGTGCCGTCCCTGCTCCGACAGCGCCCGCTGCGGATCCATTCGGCGCCGCTCCGATGCCAGAAATGACCGAAGACCCATTCGGTGGAACGTCGCCTCCAGGTTCGGCCACGAATCCTGCACCGGCCAGCCCGACCGAAGCACCCACCGATTTCGCGGAACCCTTCGGAGCTGCACCGGCTCCTGGTGCTGGGACCGACGGCAAACCGAATCCGGTTTCCGCCGCTTTTGGTGCTCTGGGTAGTGCGTTGATTCCGAGTGTGAAAGTTCCTTCCGTGCCTGGCATGGGACCTCCTTCCGGAGAATCAACACCTGGCGCGATGCCAGCTGACGACGATCCATTTGGTGGTCAACCCGCTCCGGGAGCTGACCCATTCGGTGCCGACCCAAGCATGAACGAACAACCGTTTGGTGTTCCTTCCGCCGCTCCATCGAACACGGTTCCCAGTGACGATCCGTTCGGTGCTGAACCAGTCCCAGAAATGATTGAAGATCCATTCGGTGGAACGTCGCCTCCAGGATCGCCCACGAATCCTGCACCGGCCAGCCCGACCGAAGCACCCACCAATACCGATCCGTTCGGAGCAGCGCCTCCCGCAGGTAACGATCCCTTCGGAGCCCCTCCGGCAACCGAGCCAGCTGCGGATCCTTTCGGCGAAGCTCCGGTTCCCAAACCGATGACTGAGCCCAGCGACGATCCTTTTGGCGCCGCTCCAGCTCCTGCCCCATCGAACGATCCGTTCGGTGCGAGCGAACCAGCTGCCGATCCTTTCGGTAACTAG
- a CDS encoding DUF2237 family protein: MTAYHTVSALLTLYLKAAEVMAKNVLGTDLQDCSHDPLTGFFRDGCCHTGAEDVGLHIVCSQVTAEFLEFSKSVGNDLSTPHPEFGFPGLKPGNRWCLCALRWKEAMEAGVAPSVVLESTHISTLEFIDLEDLQEHAVEG; encoded by the coding sequence ATGACCGCGTACCACACGGTAAGTGCCCTACTTACACTCTATCTCAAGGCAGCAGAAGTCATGGCGAAAAATGTCCTCGGAACCGACCTGCAAGATTGCAGCCATGACCCCCTGACCGGCTTCTTTCGCGACGGATGCTGCCACACCGGGGCCGAAGACGTGGGGCTGCACATTGTCTGCAGCCAAGTGACTGCCGAGTTCCTGGAGTTCTCCAAAAGCGTCGGAAACGACCTCTCAACACCCCATCCCGAGTTCGGTTTCCCTGGCCTTAAACCCGGTAACCGCTGGTGTTTATGCGCTTTGCGGTGGAAAGAAGCGATGGAAGCAGGCGTCGCGCCGTCCGTTGTTCTCGAGTCGACTCACATCTCGACGCTCGAGTTCATCGACCTGGAAGACCTGCAAGAGCACGCCGTGGAAGGCTGA